One genomic segment of Sander lucioperca isolate FBNREF2018 chromosome 10, SLUC_FBN_1.2, whole genome shotgun sequence includes these proteins:
- the dedd1 gene encoding death effector domain-containing 1 isoform X2 — protein MAAVHYPECPLRDSLYWDETECLNYYGMLSLHEVFDVVGCQLTETDIDVLSFLLDETCPAPHPLDPTGWTVEPCGSDPDDLGVSPSPELLKAWMRLKPQGSQHHLVASYKPKSGLELLLELERRGYLSDGNLEPLLQLLRVLTRHDLLPLVSHKRRRTVSPERVGQRYGIENRELVCASGMQHSCRQTEIPLPYFTHQSRIGIYPPMPGPSARRKKKRGNGWSRKPKKTSRQGPSLPPLPPPHKASCNIRLRVRAEYLEHDSALREGVSSDKRQPLERQFELFSQASSLLRSRDLGSIVCDIKFTELDNLEAFWSDYLSGALLEALKGVFITDSLRMAAGTEGVRLLISVDQDDYEEGRMLLGARRMFSSSNGATL, from the exons ATGGCCGCCGTGCATTACCCAGAGTGCCCACTCAGGGACTCACTTTACTGGGATGAAACAGAGTGCCTAAACTACTATGGGATGTTGTCTCTCCATGAGGTCTTTGACGTAGTTGGTTGTCAGCTGACAGAGACTGACATTGACGTGTTGTCATTCCTTTTGGATGAAACCTGTCCTGCACCACACCCTCTTGACCCAACAGGTTGGACAGTTGAGCCCTGTGGCAGCGATCCAGATGACTTGGGCGTGTCCCCGAGTCCTGAGCTGCTAAAAGCCTGGATGCGATTGAAGCCTCAGGGCTCCCAGCATCACTTAGTGGCCTCGTATAAGCCCAAGAGTGGCCTTGAGCTGTTGTTGGAGCTGGAGAGGCGAGGATACCTTAGTGATGGCAACCTGGAGCCACTGCTGCAACTACTGAGAGTCCTCACTCGCCATGACCTGCTGCCTTTAGTGTCCCACAAAAGAAGGAGGACAG tatcTCCAGAGCGAGTTGGACAGAGGTATGGAATAGAGAACAGAGAGTTGGTGTGTGCCTCTGGAATGCAACAtagctgcagacagacagaaataccGCTTCCATATTTCACACACCAATCGAGAATTG GTATTTACCCTCCTATGCCTGGGCCATCTgcaaggaggaagaagaagaggggaaATGGCTGGAGCCGCAAGCCCAAGAAAACTAGCAGACAGGGCCCGTCACTGCCTCCTCTACCACCACCACATAAAGCGTCATGCA ATATCCGCCTGCGTGTCCGGGCCGAATACCTGGAGCATGACTCGGCACTCCGTGAGGGTGTCTCATCGGACAAACGGCAGCCCCTGGAGCGACAGTTTGAGTTGTTCAGCCAGGCCAGCTCCCTGCTTCGTTCCAGAGACCTGGGTTCCATCGTCTGCGACATCAAGTTCACAGAGCTGGACAACCTGGAGGCCTTCTGGAGTGACTACCTAAGCGGAGCTCTGCTGGAGGCCCTGAAGGGAGTCTTCATCACTGACTCCCTGAGGATGGCAGCAGGCACGGAGGGCGTCCGTCTGCTGATCAGTGTGGACCAGGATGACTACGAGGAGGGCCGAATGCTGCTGGGAGCTAGGAGAATGTTTTCATCTAGTAATG GTGCTACTTTGTAG
- the dedd1 gene encoding death effector domain-containing 1 isoform X1 — translation MAAVHYPECPLRDSLYWDETECLNYYGMLSLHEVFDVVGCQLTETDIDVLSFLLDETCPAPHPLDPTGWTVEPCGSDPDDLGVSPSPELLKAWMRLKPQGSQHHLVASYKPKSGLELLLELERRGYLSDGNLEPLLQLLRVLTRHDLLPLVSHKRRRTVSPERVGQRYGIENRELVCASGMQHSCRQTEIPLPYFTHQSRIGIYPPMPGPSARRKKKRGNGWSRKPKKTSRQGPSLPPLPPPHKASCNIRLRVRAEYLEHDSALREGVSSDKRQPLERQFELFSQASSLLRSRDLGSIVCDIKFTELDNLEAFWSDYLSGALLEALKGVFITDSLRMAAGTEGVRLLISVDQDDYEEGRMLLGARRMFSSSNGGRTETHWAV, via the exons ATGGCCGCCGTGCATTACCCAGAGTGCCCACTCAGGGACTCACTTTACTGGGATGAAACAGAGTGCCTAAACTACTATGGGATGTTGTCTCTCCATGAGGTCTTTGACGTAGTTGGTTGTCAGCTGACAGAGACTGACATTGACGTGTTGTCATTCCTTTTGGATGAAACCTGTCCTGCACCACACCCTCTTGACCCAACAGGTTGGACAGTTGAGCCCTGTGGCAGCGATCCAGATGACTTGGGCGTGTCCCCGAGTCCTGAGCTGCTAAAAGCCTGGATGCGATTGAAGCCTCAGGGCTCCCAGCATCACTTAGTGGCCTCGTATAAGCCCAAGAGTGGCCTTGAGCTGTTGTTGGAGCTGGAGAGGCGAGGATACCTTAGTGATGGCAACCTGGAGCCACTGCTGCAACTACTGAGAGTCCTCACTCGCCATGACCTGCTGCCTTTAGTGTCCCACAAAAGAAGGAGGACAG tatcTCCAGAGCGAGTTGGACAGAGGTATGGAATAGAGAACAGAGAGTTGGTGTGTGCCTCTGGAATGCAACAtagctgcagacagacagaaataccGCTTCCATATTTCACACACCAATCGAGAATTG GTATTTACCCTCCTATGCCTGGGCCATCTgcaaggaggaagaagaagaggggaaATGGCTGGAGCCGCAAGCCCAAGAAAACTAGCAGACAGGGCCCGTCACTGCCTCCTCTACCACCACCACATAAAGCGTCATGCA ATATCCGCCTGCGTGTCCGGGCCGAATACCTGGAGCATGACTCGGCACTCCGTGAGGGTGTCTCATCGGACAAACGGCAGCCCCTGGAGCGACAGTTTGAGTTGTTCAGCCAGGCCAGCTCCCTGCTTCGTTCCAGAGACCTGGGTTCCATCGTCTGCGACATCAAGTTCACAGAGCTGGACAACCTGGAGGCCTTCTGGAGTGACTACCTAAGCGGAGCTCTGCTGGAGGCCCTGAAGGGAGTCTTCATCACTGACTCCCTGAGGATGGCAGCAGGCACGGAGGGCGTCCGTCTGCTGATCAGTGTGGACCAGGATGACTACGAGGAGGGCCGAATGCTGCTGGGAGCTAGGAGAATGTTTTCATCTAGTAATGGTGGGCGCACAGAGACTCACTGGGCTGTATAG